The genomic window TGTACGGTCAGTCGGCCCGCCTCGTCCGGCTCGGTGTGGATCGGCTGCTGGTCGCCCGATAGCTCGCCGAACTCGCGGACATTCTCGTGATCGAAGGTCCGTTCGACGGTGTACTCGTCGCCCTCCTCGGGCGGGTGTGAAACGTCCATGCTATAACTGGTCCCGACGATTCCTTTTGTAGCTACTGCTCACGCTGTTGTCACTCGAGACCGGCGACCGCTTCGATGAGAACTCGGCCGCTCGAGTCCCCATCGCTTCTTGACAAGGGTTATACGCGACCACCTCAAACAGCGAACCAAGATGACGCGTGACTCCGCCGGGGACCCCGGCGCAGACGACGGGGATTCCGTCGTCTACGATCTCGCTTCCGATTGTACCGCCGACGATGTCGAGCAAGGCCGCTACTATCTCGCCGAGATCAACGGTATCGTCGACTACGGCGTCTTCGTCGATCTCTCCGACTCCGTCTCCGGACTCGTCCACGAATCCGTCCTCGAGGGCACCTTCGCCGTCGGCGACGAACTCGTCGTCGAACTCGAAAGCGTTCGCGAGAACGGCGACATGGCCTTCGAGCCGGTCGACATCGACGACTACGAGGTCGAAGCGGTCGGCCACGACTACTCGCTGACCGGGACCGACCGACTCGAGGGCGCCATCGGCGAACAGATCCACCTCGAGGGGACGGTCACGCAGGTCAAACAGACCGGCGGCCCGACGATCTTCCACGTCTCCGACGAACAGGGCGTCGTGCCCTGTGCCGCCTTCGAGGAGGCCGGCGTCCGCGCCTATCCCACCATCGAAGTCGGCGACGTCGTCCGGGTCACCGGCATGCCGGAACACCGCGAGGGGTCGGTCCAAATTGAGGTCGACGGCCTCTCGAAACTCGAGGGCGAGGACGCCGCCGAGGCCCGCGAGCGACTCGAGGACGCGCTCGACGCCCGCGCCGAATCCCACGACGTCGAACCGCTGATCGACTGGCCGGCCTTCGAGAAACTCCGCCCGGACTTGGAGGAAGTCGCCCGACTGCTCCGCCGGACGGTCCTCGAGGGGCGGCCGATCCGCGTGCGCCACCACGCCGACGGCGACGGGATGTGTGCCGCCGTCCCCGTCCAGATCGCGCTCCAGCGCTTTATCGCCGACGTCCACGAGGACGAGGACGCGCCGCGCCACCTCATCAAACGGCTGCCCGCGAAAGCGCCGTTCTACGAGATGGAAGACGCTACGCGGGACCTCAATTTCGCGCTCGAGGACCGCGAGAAACACGGCCAGCAGCTCCCACTCCTGCTGATGCTCGACAACGGCTCGACGGCCGAGGACGTCCCGGCCTACGAGACGCTGGCCCACTACGACATCCCGATCGTTACGGTCGACCACCACCACCCCGACCCGGACGCGGTCGAGGACCTGCTCGACGCCCACGTCAATCCCTACCTCCACGACGAGGACTACCGGATCACGACCGGGATGCTCTGTGTCGAGCTCGCGCGGATGATCTACCCAGATCTGGGCGAGGAACTCCGCCACGTCCCCGCCGTCGCCGGCCTCTCGGACCGCTCGAAGGCCGACGCGATGGACGACTACATCGAGCTCGCCGCCGAGGAGGGCTACGACGAGGACCGGCTGCAAGACGTCAGCGAGGCGCTGGACTACGCCGCCTTCTGGCTGCGCTACAACTCCGGCGACCAGCTGATTCAGGACCTGCTGCAGGTCGACAGCGACGACGAACAGCGCCACCGCGAACTCGTGGACTTCTTCGCCGACCGCGGACGCGAGGAAGTCGACGAGCAACTCGAGGCCGCGATGCCCCACCTCGAACACGAGACCCTCGAGAACGGCGCTCACCTCTACCGGATCGACGTCGAGAACTACGCCCACCGGTTTACCTACCCCGCGCCGGGGAAGACCACCGGCGAGATCCACGATCGCAAGATCGAGGAGACCGGCGACCCGGTCATCACGGTCGGCTACGGTCCGGACTTCGCCGTGCTCCGCAGTGACGGCGTCCGACTGGACATCCCGAACATGGTCTCCGAACTCGAGGCCGAAATCGCGGGCGGCGGCGTCTCCGGCGGCGGGCACCTCGTCGTCGGCTCGATCAAGTTCGTCACCGGCAAGCGCGAGGAAGTGATCGACGCCCTCGTCGAGAAGATGGCCGAGGCCGACATCGACGAAGCGCTCTCGAGTGCGGCCCCGATCGACGACTAAAACGCGACTCGACAAGGGTTGGATCGGCGAAAAATTCGTTTTCTAGCAGTACTGGACATCTGTCTCGAGGAGCCGACGAGTCGGCTCAGTCAGCGCCGTGACGCGGCGTGTAGCCGCAGTCGTCACAGGCGAGTGACTCGTATCGGGCCGAGAGCGAGCCCGAACATTCGGGACAATGATATTCGGATTCGAGTGAATGTTGACTGATTGCCATATGTGACTCGAGGAACTGAGCACTGATAAGTTCGCCTATTATGGCGATTCGAGACTGCATAGTGCTAGAATGCGTCGGCATATCACGACCGAACTATCGTTGAGAATTTCTGTTCGCCGGCGAGTCGCCGACGGTCGCGAGCGGTAGC from Natrinema versiforme includes these protein-coding regions:
- a CDS encoding DHH family phosphoesterase; this encodes MTRDSAGDPGADDGDSVVYDLASDCTADDVEQGRYYLAEINGIVDYGVFVDLSDSVSGLVHESVLEGTFAVGDELVVELESVRENGDMAFEPVDIDDYEVEAVGHDYSLTGTDRLEGAIGEQIHLEGTVTQVKQTGGPTIFHVSDEQGVVPCAAFEEAGVRAYPTIEVGDVVRVTGMPEHREGSVQIEVDGLSKLEGEDAAEARERLEDALDARAESHDVEPLIDWPAFEKLRPDLEEVARLLRRTVLEGRPIRVRHHADGDGMCAAVPVQIALQRFIADVHEDEDAPRHLIKRLPAKAPFYEMEDATRDLNFALEDREKHGQQLPLLLMLDNGSTAEDVPAYETLAHYDIPIVTVDHHHPDPDAVEDLLDAHVNPYLHDEDYRITTGMLCVELARMIYPDLGEELRHVPAVAGLSDRSKADAMDDYIELAAEEGYDEDRLQDVSEALDYAAFWLRYNSGDQLIQDLLQVDSDDEQRHRELVDFFADRGREEVDEQLEAAMPHLEHETLENGAHLYRIDVENYAHRFTYPAPGKTTGEIHDRKIEETGDPVITVGYGPDFAVLRSDGVRLDIPNMVSELEAEIAGGGVSGGGHLVVGSIKFVTGKREEVIDALVEKMAEADIDEALSSAAPIDD